One genomic segment of Senegalia massiliensis includes these proteins:
- a CDS encoding tyrosine-type recombinase/integrase, whose amino-acid sequence MARTDVDMLSIQKIMGHADYSTTANIYTHLDIKKLKELIAKL is encoded by the coding sequence ATGGCTAGGACAGATGTAGATATGCTCTCTATACAGAAAATAATGGGTCATGCAGATTACTCTACTACAGCCAATATTTACACACACTTAGATATTAAAAAATTAAAAGAATTAATAGCAAAACTATAA